A genomic window from Luteolibacter sp. LG18 includes:
- a CDS encoding nucleotidyltransferase domain-containing protein, giving the protein MTVEKRIGDLLDGIERQHGFRILYACESGSRAWGFASPDSDYDIRFLFVHPRHAYLAIGGATSAIDLPIVDELDAGGWDVRKAAGLLGKSNGALLEWLHSPIVYREEPGFLGRWRATARDVFSPRAASDHYRGLAKQMWLGKLQSDQVRAKDYLYALRATLAARWILSGKGIPSVAFAELLPIAPSDVQELVPALLKHKAATNEGERMARLPVLDAFLEEASGQFDDLPDRSHADLAVLDRLFATELRDPATTILKPEDLTLDRVRQPDLLLFDTVAGSHAYGTAVEGSDEDRRGVFLAPTSFLFGLDAIEQVADERNDEVYYELGRFVELLLRNNPNVLELLASPDDCIRYRHPLFDRLRPELFLSKRCAATFGEYAMGQIRKARGLNKKIVNPQPERRMELLEFCHVPEGQGSLPVRDWLAARGLHAEDCGLTALTHASDLFAIYHDPAVNYRGIVSPKDPDALHFSSVPKDAAPIAWMTCNRDAFRAHCKAHREYWEWVANRNEQRYRTNAEHGRGYDSKNLLHTLRLLDMAEEIAREGVLRVRRPNRDFLLRVRAGEFEYDELVDRAEQQLLRVRQAFEKSSLPDEPDRDRINALLVDIRNEFEVAQVSNL; this is encoded by the coding sequence ATGACCGTCGAGAAACGCATCGGGGATCTACTGGATGGCATCGAGCGCCAGCACGGTTTCCGCATCCTCTACGCCTGCGAATCCGGCAGCCGTGCGTGGGGCTTTGCCTCCCCGGACAGCGATTACGACATCCGCTTCCTCTTCGTCCACCCGCGGCACGCCTACCTCGCCATCGGGGGCGCCACTTCGGCCATCGATCTCCCGATCGTGGATGAACTCGATGCCGGCGGCTGGGACGTGCGGAAGGCGGCGGGCCTCCTCGGGAAATCGAACGGCGCTCTCCTCGAGTGGCTGCATTCTCCCATCGTCTATCGCGAAGAACCCGGTTTCCTAGGCCGCTGGCGCGCCACGGCCCGCGACGTCTTCTCGCCGCGCGCCGCCTCCGATCACTACCGCGGTCTCGCGAAGCAGATGTGGCTCGGCAAGCTCCAGTCCGACCAAGTCCGGGCGAAGGACTACCTCTACGCCCTCCGCGCCACCCTCGCCGCGCGTTGGATCCTTTCCGGCAAGGGCATCCCATCGGTCGCCTTCGCGGAACTGTTGCCGATTGCTCCGTCCGATGTGCAGGAGCTGGTGCCAGCCCTGCTGAAACACAAAGCCGCCACCAACGAGGGCGAACGCATGGCCCGTCTGCCGGTGCTCGATGCGTTTCTGGAGGAAGCCTCCGGACAGTTCGACGATCTGCCGGACCGCTCACACGCGGACCTGGCCGTGCTCGACCGCCTGTTCGCCACCGAACTGCGTGATCCCGCCACCACGATTCTCAAGCCGGAGGACCTCACCTTGGATCGCGTCCGCCAGCCGGACCTGCTGTTGTTCGATACCGTTGCGGGCAGCCACGCCTATGGCACCGCGGTTGAGGGCTCGGATGAGGACCGCCGCGGCGTCTTCCTCGCGCCGACCTCGTTCCTGTTCGGACTCGATGCCATCGAGCAGGTCGCCGATGAACGCAACGACGAGGTCTACTATGAGCTCGGCCGTTTCGTGGAGCTGCTGCTGCGGAACAATCCGAACGTCCTTGAGCTACTCGCCTCGCCGGACGACTGCATCCGCTACCGCCATCCCTTGTTCGACCGTCTCCGGCCGGAGCTGTTCCTGTCGAAGCGCTGCGCCGCCACCTTCGGCGAATACGCCATGGGCCAGATCCGCAAGGCCCGCGGGCTGAACAAGAAGATCGTCAATCCCCAGCCGGAGCGGCGCATGGAACTGCTCGAGTTCTGCCATGTGCCGGAAGGCCAGGGCAGCCTGCCGGTCCGCGATTGGCTGGCGGCGCGCGGCCTGCACGCGGAAGACTGCGGCCTCACCGCCCTGACCCACGCCAGCGACCTCTTCGCGATCTACCATGATCCCGCCGTGAACTACCGCGGCATCGTGTCGCCGAAGGATCCGGACGCGCTCCATTTCAGCAGCGTGCCGAAGGACGCCGCGCCCATCGCCTGGATGACCTGCAACCGCGATGCCTTCCGCGCCCACTGCAAGGCCCACCGCGAATACTGGGAATGGGTCGCCAACCGCAACGAGCAGCGCTACCGCACCAACGCGGAGCACGGCCGCGGCTACGATTCCAAGAACCTCCTCCACACCCTGCGCCTGCTCGACATGGCCGAGGAAATCGCCCGCGAGGGCGTGCTGCGGGTCCGCCGCCCGAACCGCGACTTCCTGCTCCGGGTCCGCGCCGGGGAGTTCGAATACGACGAACTCGTCGATCGCGCCGAGCAGCAGCTCCTTCGCGTCCGCCAGGCATTCGAGAAGAGCTCGCTGCCGGACGAACCCGATCGCGACCGGATCAACGCCCTGCTCGTCGACATCCGAAACGAGTTTGAAGTAGCACAAGTTTCCAACTTGTGA
- the rtcA gene encoding RNA 3'-terminal phosphate cyclase — protein sequence MMKPIQLDGSEGGGQMLRTALSLAMITGQPFRMTNIRGKRPRPGLMRQHLTCVRAAMEVSDGTADGAEPGSTELVFRAGKVRPGSYQFAIGTAGSTGLLFQTLLPALWHADGESTLVLEGGTHNPLAPPFEFLDRVFLPAVRRLGVEASLTLDQTGFAPAGGGRISAVVRPCGSLAKLELHELGTPLERSLTVVSRRLPARIPQRMLESARAVLEWDEHCLDTREDGPGMGICLLVEQRFEHGSELCSSFGEIGVLAEKIGHRAARAMQNFLGSRAAVGTHLADQLLIPMALAGGGSFTTMKPDDHVRTNIAVIERFLPVKFTVREVERGLRVIACGPA from the coding sequence ATGATGAAACCCATCCAACTCGACGGCTCCGAAGGCGGCGGGCAGATGCTCCGCACCGCCCTCTCGCTCGCCATGATCACCGGGCAGCCGTTCCGCATGACGAACATCCGTGGCAAGCGACCGCGGCCGGGCTTGATGCGCCAGCATCTCACCTGCGTCCGCGCCGCGATGGAAGTTTCGGACGGCACCGCCGATGGCGCGGAACCCGGCTCCACGGAGCTGGTGTTCCGCGCCGGGAAGGTACGGCCCGGATCGTACCAATTCGCCATCGGCACCGCGGGCAGCACCGGCCTGTTGTTCCAGACCCTGCTCCCGGCCCTGTGGCACGCGGACGGGGAAAGCACCCTCGTGCTCGAAGGTGGCACCCACAACCCGCTGGCGCCGCCCTTCGAGTTCCTCGACCGTGTCTTCCTCCCCGCCGTGCGCAGGCTCGGTGTCGAGGCCTCACTCACCCTCGATCAAACCGGCTTCGCGCCCGCGGGCGGCGGGCGGATCTCGGCGGTGGTCCGGCCGTGCGGCAGCCTGGCGAAGCTGGAACTGCATGAGCTGGGCACTCCCTTGGAGCGCTCCCTCACCGTCGTCTCGCGTCGCCTGCCCGCCCGGATTCCCCAGCGCATGCTGGAGTCCGCGCGCGCCGTGTTGGAGTGGGACGAGCACTGTTTGGACACCCGTGAGGACGGGCCCGGCATGGGGATCTGCCTGCTGGTCGAGCAGCGTTTCGAGCACGGCTCGGAGCTGTGCTCGTCCTTCGGCGAGATCGGCGTGCTGGCGGAAAAGATCGGCCACCGCGCGGCCCGGGCGATGCAGAATTTCCTCGGCAGCCGGGCGGCCGTGGGCACCCACCTCGCCGACCAGCTCCTCATCCCGATGGCTCTCGCGGGCGGCGGCTCCTTCACCACGATGAAGCCGGACGACCACGTCCGTACCAATATCGCCGTGATCGAGCGTTTCCTGCCGGTGAAGTTCACCGTCCGGGAGGTCGAGCGTGGCCTGCGGGTGATCGCCTGCGGCCCGGCTTGA
- a CDS encoding ankyrin repeat domain-containing protein, translated as MHATAAEEARYAELQRIALDAARHGDIATLAPMLDAGLPVDLRDEKGNSLLMLAAYHGEQAAVELLLGHGADPDARNDRQQTPLAGVAFKGHLEVARVLLAAGADAAADQGGGRTPAMFAAMFGHTDLLTLLNEKSERPRSRMLGLKLTSWARLVSALRRWFARREVARS; from the coding sequence ATGCACGCCACCGCCGCCGAGGAAGCCCGCTACGCCGAGCTGCAGCGCATCGCGCTCGACGCCGCCCGCCACGGAGACATCGCCACGCTCGCGCCCATGCTGGACGCGGGCCTGCCGGTGGACCTCCGCGATGAAAAGGGCAACTCCCTCCTCATGCTCGCCGCCTACCACGGCGAGCAGGCGGCGGTGGAACTCCTGCTCGGACACGGGGCCGATCCCGATGCCCGCAACGACCGCCAGCAAACGCCGTTGGCCGGGGTTGCCTTCAAGGGCCATCTGGAAGTCGCCCGTGTCCTGCTCGCCGCCGGGGCGGATGCTGCCGCGGACCAAGGCGGCGGTCGGACCCCGGCGATGTTCGCCGCCATGTTCGGCCACACCGACCTGCTCACCCTGCTGAATGAAAAATCCGAGCGCCCGCGGTCGCGGATGCTCGGATTGAAACTCACCAGTTGGGCGCGGCTGGTGTCCGCGTTGCGGCGTTGGTTCGCGCGCCGCGAAGTAGCGCGAAGCTGA
- a CDS encoding DUF6714 family protein, protein MSAPPFANAGKITLIPLVGGSSPPPFPRWDCGSSGVEQWTRLFPPLVANPLQSFTPHTGAFIPNHPERRMPVKLHHLPMTTDVSPLLVAVPSSSIMHADRHPCPCCGYRTLPLPAGGTMEICPVCFWEDVGDGWWVLDLPWLSEAQAEFLLTGAVVPAFLDSVRRPLPEEERSVHWLSVEGMREKTIRFIEEAFAKILLGGGINLRQQQIIDDWGTEEEIVAAASKDPSARWQDIPDGALAAQFGLTLTYLDLESIHFHLPAFMRYILRHWSIVDSETGFVLSDLAGGPESSDHFGPKFRSLEGKQRQAVAAFLSFFTHYDHSKNWEAAKGLERGWSNHLPDFVRLAYL, encoded by the coding sequence TTGTCGGCACCTCCTTTCGCGAATGCAGGAAAGATTACATTGATTCCATTGGTCGGCGGTTCGAGTCCGCCCCCGTTCCCTCGCTGGGACTGCGGTAGCTCAGGGGTAGAGCAGTGGACCCGTCTCTTTCCGCCCCTTGTCGCGAATCCCCTTCAATCCTTCACGCCGCATACTGGCGCTTTCATTCCAAACCATCCCGAACGGCGAATGCCGGTGAAACTACATCACTTGCCCATGACAACGGACGTTTCACCACTCCTTGTCGCCGTTCCCTCTTCTTCAATCATGCACGCCGATCGTCATCCATGTCCCTGCTGCGGCTACCGCACGCTGCCACTTCCGGCGGGCGGGACGATGGAGATCTGTCCGGTGTGCTTCTGGGAGGATGTCGGGGATGGCTGGTGGGTGCTCGATCTGCCCTGGCTCTCCGAGGCCCAAGCGGAGTTTCTCCTCACGGGAGCTGTGGTGCCTGCGTTCCTCGATTCCGTCCGCAGGCCATTGCCTGAAGAAGAACGCTCGGTTCATTGGCTTTCGGTCGAAGGAATGCGGGAGAAAACCATCCGCTTCATCGAGGAAGCGTTCGCGAAGATTCTTCTCGGCGGTGGCATCAATCTCCGCCAACAGCAGATCATCGACGACTGGGGAACGGAGGAAGAAATTGTCGCGGCTGCCTCGAAAGATCCGTCCGCCCGCTGGCAGGATATTCCGGATGGCGCTTTGGCGGCCCAGTTCGGACTCACGCTTACTTACCTCGATCTGGAATCCATCCACTTCCATCTCCCCGCATTCATGCGATACATCTTGAGGCATTGGTCGATTGTCGATTCCGAGACCGGATTCGTGCTTTCCGATCTCGCCGGAGGCCCGGAATCAAGCGATCACTTCGGACCGAAGTTCCGCTCGCTGGAGGGTAAACAACGCCAGGCCGTGGCGGCGTTCCTCTCTTTTTTCACCCACTACGACCACAGCAAGAATTGGGAAGCCGCCAAGGGCCTCGAAAGAGGATGGAGCAACCACCTCCCCGATTTCGTCCGTCTCGCTTACCTTTGA
- a CDS encoding peptidoglycan-binding domain-containing protein, which yields MKNIPTLVFGALLTVAAAVPAEAAPYHHGPTYPSRPPGYYPGPPPALVYPQRPASPRERKEIRAQLRLRQLGYYHGRVDGDIGPVTQRAIARFQRDHRLRVTAWLDVFTLRALGVL from the coding sequence ATGAAAAACATCCCGACCCTCGTGTTCGGTGCCCTTCTCACCGTGGCAGCCGCTGTTCCCGCGGAAGCAGCTCCCTATCATCATGGCCCCACGTATCCGTCCCGCCCACCGGGCTACTACCCCGGCCCGCCGCCGGCCCTGGTCTACCCGCAGCGTCCGGCCAGCCCGCGCGAGCGGAAGGAAATTCGTGCCCAGCTCCGCCTCCGCCAGCTTGGCTACTACCACGGCCGCGTCGATGGCGACATCGGCCCGGTGACCCAGCGCGCCATCGCCCGCTTCCAGCGCGACCACCGCCTCCGCGTCACCGCGTGGCTGGACGTCTTCACCCTCCGCGCCCTCGGCGTGCTCTGA
- a CDS encoding RNA-binding protein, producing MANRNLFQTIRGVLAPRTDAVNDAQAPAYAGSPEAALAQLAATGCLNRTFYATAETQLDRVLEFAKQVDVDFLARTALYARRRAFMKDVPALLCAVLATRDLDRLAEVFPQVIDNGRMLRTFVQILRSGVTGRKSLGSAPKRLVRQWLERATERQLIDASIGNAPSLADIVKMVHPRPAEPSREAFYAWLIGKPWNPDVLPAALRCFEDWKRDRAGDIPAVPFQMLTAQDLGEKEWAAIARNASWQTTRMNLNTFLRHGLAGNRELVATLAKRLADPEAIRRARVFPYQLLVAFLNAAAEMPHAIKEALQDAMEAALGNVPDIAGRVVVCADVSGSMQSSVTGYQKGASSKVRCVDVAGLIAAAFLRKNRDARVLPFECDVVKLKLNPRDSVMTNAAKLAKVGGGGTNCSAPLRLLNAEKAQADLVIYVSDNESWMDARQGGRGTAVLAEWNLFKQRNPNARLVCIDLVPNTTVQAPDRADILNIGGFSDTVFDLVAAFAAGADGTDHWLREIEKQPLKTRLKIA from the coding sequence ATGGCCAATCGCAACCTCTTCCAGACCATTCGCGGCGTCCTCGCTCCCCGCACCGATGCGGTCAACGACGCCCAGGCTCCCGCCTACGCCGGTTCCCCGGAGGCCGCGCTCGCTCAGCTCGCCGCCACCGGCTGCCTGAACCGCACGTTCTACGCGACCGCCGAGACCCAGCTCGACCGCGTGCTGGAGTTCGCGAAGCAGGTGGACGTGGATTTCCTCGCCCGCACTGCCCTCTATGCCCGACGCCGCGCGTTCATGAAGGACGTGCCCGCCCTGCTCTGCGCCGTGCTCGCCACCCGCGATCTCGACCGGCTCGCCGAAGTCTTCCCGCAGGTCATCGACAATGGCCGGATGCTCCGGACCTTCGTCCAGATCCTCCGTTCCGGCGTCACCGGCCGGAAGTCGCTCGGCTCCGCGCCGAAGCGCCTCGTCCGCCAGTGGCTCGAACGCGCCACCGAGCGCCAGCTCATCGACGCCTCCATCGGCAACGCGCCGTCGCTGGCGGACATCGTGAAGATGGTCCACCCGCGTCCGGCCGAGCCGTCCCGCGAGGCGTTCTACGCCTGGCTGATCGGAAAGCCGTGGAACCCGGACGTCCTGCCCGCCGCGCTGCGCTGCTTCGAGGACTGGAAGCGCGACCGCGCCGGTGACATCCCGGCCGTGCCCTTCCAGATGCTCACCGCGCAGGACCTCGGTGAAAAGGAATGGGCCGCCATCGCGCGGAATGCCTCGTGGCAGACCACGCGGATGAACCTGAACACCTTCCTCCGCCACGGCCTCGCCGGAAATCGGGAACTCGTCGCCACGCTGGCCAAGCGTCTCGCCGATCCCGAAGCGATCCGTCGCGCCCGTGTCTTCCCCTACCAGTTGCTGGTTGCCTTCCTCAACGCCGCGGCGGAAATGCCGCACGCGATCAAGGAGGCGCTCCAGGATGCGATGGAAGCCGCGCTCGGAAACGTGCCGGACATCGCCGGGCGGGTGGTCGTGTGCGCGGATGTGTCGGGATCGATGCAGTCTTCCGTGACCGGTTACCAGAAGGGCGCGAGCTCGAAGGTCCGCTGCGTCGATGTCGCCGGTCTTATCGCCGCTGCCTTCCTGCGGAAGAACCGGGACGCCCGCGTCCTGCCCTTCGAGTGCGACGTGGTGAAGCTGAAGCTCAATCCCCGCGACAGCGTCATGACCAACGCGGCGAAGCTGGCGAAGGTCGGCGGCGGCGGAACGAACTGTTCGGCCCCGCTCCGGTTGCTGAACGCGGAGAAGGCCCAGGCCGACCTCGTGATCTACGTCTCGGACAACGAGTCGTGGATGGATGCCCGCCAGGGTGGCCGCGGGACCGCGGTGCTCGCGGAGTGGAATCTCTTCAAGCAGCGCAATCCGAACGCCCGTCTCGTCTGCATCGACCTGGTGCCGAACACCACCGTGCAGGCACCGGACCGCGCGGACATCCTCAATATCGGCGGATTCAGCGACACCGTCTTCGACCTCGTCGCCGCCTTCGCGGCGGGAGCGGACGGAACGGACCACTGGCTCCGCGAAATCGAAAAGCAACCCCTCAAGACACGACTGAAAATCGCATGA
- the rtcR gene encoding RNA repair transcriptional activator RtcR: MKRVAIGILGTKLDHGFWEDRWDTWRPTVSLFQHEELLFDRFELLAEKSFSKLSGQVLADVRQVSPETEARLHEVAFGRDPWDLEAVYGALHDWARAYPFDPEHEEYYVHITTGTHIAQISLFLLNEAGTLPGKLIQTSPPVGKSHRKAPRASYSLIDLDLSKYDKLSTRFAEEQAEATDFLKSGIATRNSAFNRMIDRIEQVALRSKAPILLHGATGAGKSQLARRLHELKKQRGGLKGPFVEINCATLQGDTAASALFGHVRGSFTGAQRDRPGLLREADGGMLFLDEIGELGLDEQAMLLRALEDKTFLPVGSDRPATSDFLLIAGTNRDLRGEVAQGRFREDLLARINLWTFTLPSLAQRREDIAPNLDYELRRFAGSHGREASFNKEARQRFLAFAEAVDTPWSGNFRDLNAAVTRMATLAPRGRIRVEEVDEEIDRLRESWHRPGAGGTADGVDLEEVLGERVEKIDPFDRVQLAHVVAVCRRSKTLSEAGRQLFAVSRKKRAVTNDADRLKKYLAKFGLVFEGLR; encoded by the coding sequence ATGAAGCGAGTGGCCATCGGAATCCTCGGCACAAAGCTGGACCACGGCTTCTGGGAAGACCGCTGGGACACCTGGCGACCGACGGTTTCGCTGTTCCAGCACGAGGAGCTGCTGTTCGACCGCTTCGAACTGCTGGCCGAGAAGAGCTTTTCGAAGTTGTCCGGGCAGGTGCTGGCGGACGTGCGGCAGGTCTCGCCGGAAACCGAGGCGCGGCTGCACGAGGTTGCGTTCGGGCGCGACCCGTGGGACCTGGAGGCGGTGTACGGGGCGCTGCACGATTGGGCGCGGGCCTACCCCTTCGATCCGGAGCACGAGGAGTACTACGTCCACATCACCACCGGCACCCACATCGCCCAGATCTCGCTGTTCCTGCTGAACGAGGCGGGAACCCTTCCGGGGAAGCTGATCCAGACCTCGCCGCCGGTGGGGAAGAGCCATCGCAAGGCCCCGCGCGCGAGCTACTCACTGATCGACCTGGATCTCTCGAAGTACGATAAACTTAGTACCCGTTTCGCCGAAGAGCAGGCGGAGGCCACGGATTTCCTGAAGAGCGGGATCGCGACGCGGAACTCCGCGTTCAACCGGATGATCGACCGCATCGAGCAAGTGGCGCTGCGGTCGAAGGCCCCGATCCTGCTGCACGGCGCGACCGGCGCGGGGAAGTCCCAGCTCGCGCGGCGGCTGCACGAGCTGAAGAAGCAGCGCGGCGGTCTGAAGGGGCCCTTCGTGGAGATCAACTGCGCGACCCTCCAGGGCGACACGGCGGCCTCGGCTCTGTTCGGCCACGTGCGGGGCTCGTTCACGGGCGCACAGCGCGACCGGCCGGGGCTGCTGCGGGAGGCGGACGGCGGCATGCTGTTTCTCGACGAGATAGGGGAACTGGGGCTGGACGAGCAGGCGATGCTGCTGAGGGCGTTGGAGGACAAGACCTTCCTGCCGGTGGGCTCCGACCGCCCGGCGACGAGCGATTTCCTTCTGATCGCGGGCACCAACCGCGACCTGCGCGGCGAGGTGGCGCAGGGGCGCTTCCGCGAGGACCTGCTGGCACGCATCAACCTGTGGACCTTCACGCTGCCCTCACTGGCGCAGCGGCGGGAGGACATCGCGCCGAACCTGGACTACGAGCTGCGCCGGTTCGCGGGATCGCACGGGCGTGAGGCGAGTTTCAACAAGGAGGCACGGCAGCGTTTCCTGGCCTTCGCGGAGGCGGTGGACACGCCGTGGTCCGGGAACTTCCGCGACCTGAACGCGGCGGTCACGCGGATGGCCACGCTGGCACCGCGCGGACGCATCCGGGTGGAGGAAGTGGACGAGGAAATCGACCGCCTGCGCGAAAGCTGGCACCGGCCGGGCGCGGGCGGCACGGCGGACGGCGTGGATCTGGAAGAGGTGCTCGGGGAGCGGGTGGAAAAGATCGATCCGTTCGACCGGGTGCAGCTCGCGCACGTGGTGGCGGTGTGCCGTCGCTCGAAGACGCTGTCGGAAGCGGGAAGGCAGTTGTTCGCGGTATCGCGGAAGAAGCGGGCGGTGACGAACGACGCGGACCGATTGAAGAAGTACCTGGCGAAATTCGGGCTGGTGTTTGAGGGGCTGAGGTAG
- a CDS encoding DUF6714 family protein yields the protein MNSDRHPCPCCGYRTLPSPAGGTMEICPVCFWEDVGEACWLIDQPTLAEAQRNFLAHGATAAQFLNMVRPPSSEEARSGHWLSVEQMREKILRFVEESFEKVLLGNGMNLAQQGLLEDWHTDAQYQSLAGSPQLRWQDIPDSALISLRHLTLNCLDPVSVRFHLPAFLRFTLKSNRHRELCHNLIFYSLECGPTPDDQRFNLLSKSQHQAVAAFLCFYERYDPAGNEEATKGLKAGWSQWVPDFVRLAYL from the coding sequence ATGAATTCCGATCGTCATCCATGTCCCTGCTGCGGCTACCGCACGCTGCCGTCTCCGGCGGGCGGGACGATGGAGATCTGTCCGGTGTGCTTCTGGGAGGATGTCGGAGAGGCATGCTGGCTGATTGACCAGCCGACCCTCGCCGAGGCCCAGCGGAACTTCCTGGCTCATGGAGCCACTGCTGCCCAGTTCCTGAACATGGTCAGACCTCCCTCGTCGGAGGAAGCCCGCTCCGGGCATTGGCTGTCGGTGGAGCAGATGCGGGAAAAGATCCTCCGTTTCGTGGAGGAATCCTTCGAAAAGGTATTGCTCGGCAACGGAATGAATCTGGCCCAGCAGGGACTCCTGGAGGACTGGCATACCGATGCCCAATACCAGTCTCTCGCGGGATCCCCGCAGCTTCGATGGCAAGACATTCCGGATTCCGCCCTCATCAGCCTGCGTCATCTCACGTTGAACTGCCTCGACCCCGTTTCCGTCCGATTCCATCTCCCGGCGTTCCTGCGCTTCACGCTGAAAAGCAATCGCCACCGGGAACTCTGCCACAATCTCATCTTTTACAGCTTGGAATGCGGCCCTACGCCGGATGACCAGCGATTCAACCTGCTTTCGAAGTCACAGCACCAGGCGGTCGCCGCCTTCCTCTGTTTTTATGAACGCTACGATCCGGCTGGGAACGAGGAGGCGACCAAGGGCCTCAAAGCCGGATGGAGTCAATGGGTTCCCGACTTCGTCCGTCTCGCCTACCTTTGA
- a CDS encoding glutathione peroxidase, whose amino-acid sequence MLHRIVIPSIVFAASAFAADLTAIPFKDIQGKETSLKDYNGKVVLVVNVASKCGNTPQYKPLEAMYEKYKEKGLVILGFPCNDFNGQEPGTATEIQEFCKSTYAVTFPLMEKIHVKGPEQHPLYAALTGPQGAFPGDVKWNFGKFLIGKDGKPIARFEPKTKPDLSDVSEAVEKALEAK is encoded by the coding sequence ATGCTCCACCGAATCGTCATTCCCTCGATCGTGTTCGCGGCCTCCGCCTTCGCCGCCGACCTCACCGCGATCCCGTTCAAGGACATCCAGGGCAAGGAAACCTCGCTGAAGGACTACAATGGCAAAGTCGTCCTGGTGGTGAACGTGGCCTCGAAGTGCGGCAACACGCCGCAGTACAAGCCGCTGGAGGCGATGTATGAGAAATACAAGGAGAAGGGCCTGGTGATCCTGGGCTTCCCCTGCAACGACTTCAACGGCCAGGAACCCGGCACCGCCACGGAGATCCAGGAATTCTGCAAAAGCACCTACGCCGTGACCTTCCCGCTGATGGAGAAGATCCACGTGAAAGGCCCGGAGCAACACCCGCTCTACGCCGCGCTGACCGGCCCGCAGGGAGCTTTCCCGGGCGATGTGAAGTGGAACTTCGGCAAGTTCCTGATCGGCAAGGACGGCAAGCCGATCGCGCGCTTCGAACCGAAGACCAAGCCGGACCTCTCCGACGTGAGCGAGGCGGTCGAGAAGGCGCTGGAGGCGAAATAG
- a CDS encoding RtcB family protein yields MNIHKTDEALGFIPLPNDSGKPITVVGTDAIRDHFDSTCLQQAVNSRLAPGVTDVILNPDGHAGYGAPVGCVMVSPTHIYPGPVGVDIKCSMSLLQLDIPEDAIVDKKVRRALINAIIERTPTGAGRGQRTVKKSRRVDQSTGVLAVTEGATARVCEALGIPPEWATRCEDSTHHGHDGTYDALRSRLDFILASGLVRNFASKIEQLGSYGGGNHFGECEITRLSDRPSMLAAADTFGLKDGHVSFLSHCGSRGLGNLLAQGQFKDLEHKFRQWATPFPAGDKQLVYAPLGTPEADAYLDDMAIGANFATVNHLLINALVLEAFQEVLPGAQGNLVYFISHNIAREEVLDGKKAWVHRKGATRAIPGGHFSLAGTPFAETGHPILLPGNPRDGSVVMVAKGGAERTAWSVNHGAGRQMGRKHAARTLDQKSVDADFDASDILTNCRQYPIDEAPDAYKNFPEVLRSVEAAGLAETVAKLQARFVIKDSAEADD; encoded by the coding sequence ATGAACATCCACAAGACCGATGAAGCGCTGGGCTTCATCCCCCTCCCGAATGACTCCGGCAAGCCGATCACCGTGGTCGGAACCGATGCGATCCGCGACCACTTCGACTCCACCTGCCTCCAGCAGGCGGTCAATTCCCGCCTCGCCCCGGGAGTGACGGACGTGATCCTCAACCCGGACGGCCACGCCGGTTACGGTGCGCCGGTCGGCTGCGTGATGGTTTCGCCGACCCACATCTATCCGGGCCCGGTGGGCGTCGACATCAAGTGCTCGATGTCGCTGCTCCAGCTCGACATCCCGGAGGACGCGATCGTCGACAAGAAGGTCCGCCGCGCGTTGATCAACGCCATCATCGAGCGCACTCCGACCGGTGCTGGCCGTGGCCAGCGGACCGTGAAGAAGTCGCGCCGCGTGGACCAGTCGACCGGCGTGCTCGCCGTGACCGAGGGTGCCACCGCCCGCGTCTGCGAGGCCCTCGGCATCCCGCCCGAATGGGCGACCCGATGCGAGGACTCCACGCACCACGGCCACGATGGAACCTACGACGCGCTCCGTAGCCGCCTCGACTTCATCCTCGCCTCCGGGCTGGTGCGGAACTTCGCGTCGAAGATCGAACAGCTCGGCTCCTACGGCGGAGGCAACCACTTCGGCGAGTGCGAGATCACCCGCTTGTCGGACCGTCCGTCGATGCTCGCCGCCGCGGACACCTTCGGCCTGAAGGACGGCCACGTGTCGTTCCTCAGCCACTGTGGATCGCGCGGCCTCGGCAACCTGCTCGCGCAGGGCCAGTTCAAGGACCTGGAGCACAAGTTCCGCCAGTGGGCCACGCCGTTCCCGGCCGGGGACAAGCAGCTCGTCTACGCGCCGCTCGGAACCCCCGAGGCGGATGCCTACCTTGATGACATGGCCATCGGCGCGAACTTCGCCACGGTGAACCACCTGCTCATCAACGCGCTCGTGCTGGAAGCCTTCCAGGAAGTCCTGCCGGGCGCGCAGGGAAACCTCGTTTACTTCATCTCGCACAACATCGCGCGGGAAGAGGTGCTCGATGGCAAGAAGGCCTGGGTCCACCGCAAGGGCGCGACCCGCGCGATCCCGGGCGGTCACTTCTCGCTCGCCGGAACCCCGTTCGCGGAAACCGGTCACCCGATCCTGCTGCCGGGCAACCCGCGCGACGGCTCGGTGGTGATGGTGGCGAAGGGCGGGGCCGAGCGCACCGCCTGGTCGGTCAACCACGGCGCCGGGCGACAGATGGGCCGGAAGCACGCGGCGCGCACGCTCGACCAGAAGTCGGTGGACGCGGACTTCGATGCCTCGGACATCCTGACGAACTGCCGCCAGTACCCGATCGACGAAGCACCGGACGCCTACAAGAATTTCCCGGAGGTGTTGCGGAGCGTCGAGGCCGCCGGTCTCGCCGAAACCGTGGCGAAGCTCCAGGCCCGTTTCGTGATCAAGGACTCCGCCGAAGCGGACGATTAA